The following are encoded together in the Peromyscus leucopus breed LL Stock chromosome 1, UCI_PerLeu_2.1, whole genome shotgun sequence genome:
- the Rps6kb2 gene encoding ribosomal protein S6 kinase beta-2 isoform X1: MAAVFDIDLETEEGSEGEGEPEFSPAEVCPLGELRAAGLETVGHYEEVELTESSVNLSPERIGPHCFELLSVLGKGGYGKVFQVRKVQGTNLGKIYAMKVLRKAKIVRNAKDTAHTRAERNILESVKHPFIVELAYAFQTGGKLYLILECLSGGELFTHLEREGIFLEDTACFYLAEITLALGHLHSQGIIYRDLKPENIMLNSQGHIKLTDFGLCKESIHEGAITHTFCGTIEYMAPEILVRSGHNRAVDWWSLGALMYDMLTGSPPFTAENRKKTMDKIMKGKLVLPPYLTPDARDLAKKFLKRNPVQRIGGGPGDAAEVQRHPFFRHINWDDLLARRVDPPFRPSLQSEEDVSQFDTRFTRQTPVDSPDDTTLSESADQAFLGFTYVAPSVLDSIKEGFSFQPKLRSPRRLNSSPRTPISPLKFSPFEGFRPSPGPPEPMEPSLPPLLPPPSPPPPTSTAPLPIRPPSGTKKSKKGRGRPGR, from the exons ATGGCCGCCGTGTTTGATATAGACTTGGAGACCGAGGAAGGCAGCGAGGGCGAGGGCGAACCAGAGTTCAGCCCTGCG GAGGTGTGTCCCCTTGGCGAGTTGAGGGCTGCTGGCCTGGA GACGGTGGGACACTATGAGGAGGTGGAGCTGACAGAGAGCAGCGTGAACCTGAGCCCTGAACGCATCGGCCCCCACTGCTTTGAGCTTCTGAGTGTGCTGGGCAAGGGGGGCTATGGCAAG GTGTTCCAGGTGAGAAAAGTGCAAGGCACCAACTTGGGCAAAATATATGCCATGAAAGTCTTGAGAAAG GCCAAGATTGTACGCAATGCCAAGGACACAGCACATACCCGGGCTGAGCGGAACATTCTAGAATCCGTGAAGCATCCCTTCATTGTGGAACTGGCCTACGCTTTCCAGACAGGTGGCAAACTCTACCTCATCCTGGAGTGCCTCAGTG GTGGTGAGCTCTTCACACATCTTGAGCGAGAAGGCATCTTCTTGGAAGACACAGCCTG CTTCTACCTGGCTGAGATCACACTGGCCCTGGGCCATCTCCATTCCCAAGGCATCATCTACCGGGATCTCAAGCCTGAGAACATCATGCTTAACAGCCAGG GCCACATCAAACTGACAGACTTTGGACTCTGCAAAGAGTCCATTCATGAGGGTGCTATCACTCACACTTTCTGTGGCACCATTGAGTACAT GGCCCCAGAGATTCTAGTGCGCAGTGGCCACAACCGGGCAGTGGACTGGTGGAGCCTGGGGGCCCTGATGTACGACATGCTCACTGGATCG CCGCCCTTCACCGCGGAGAACCGAAAGAAAACCATGGATAAAATCATGAAAGGGAAGCTGGTGCTGCCCCCCTACCTCACCCCGGATGCTCGGGATCTTGCCAAAAAG ttTCTGAAGCGGAATCCCGTTCAACGAATTGGGGGTGGCCCAGGAGATGCTGCTGAGGTGCAG AGGCACCCCTTCTTCCGGCACATCAATTGGGATGACCTCCTGGCCCGCCGTGTGGACCCTCCCTTCAGGCCGAGTCTG CagtcagaagaggatgtgagTCAGTTTGACACACGCTTCACACGGCAGACGCCGGTAGACAGCCCCGACGACACAACCCTCAGCGAGAGTGCTGACCAGGCCTTCCTG GGCTTCACATACGTGGCACCTTCTGTCCTGGACAGCATCAAGGAGGGCTTCTCGTTCCAGCCCAAGCTGCGGTCCCCCAGGCGTCTTAACAGCAGCCCCCGCACCCCCATCAG CCCCCTCAAGTTCTCTCCCTTTGAGGGGTTCCGGCCCAGCCCTGGCCCGCCAGAGCCCATGGAACCGTCTCTACCTCCGCTCCTGCCACcaccgtcgccgccgccgcccacaAGCACGGCCCCTCTTCCCATCCGTCCCCCCTCAGGGACCAAGAAATCCAAGAAGGGCCGCGGGCGCCCAGGGCGCTAA
- the Rps6kb2 gene encoding ribosomal protein S6 kinase beta-2 isoform X2, with translation MKVLRKAKIVRNAKDTAHTRAERNILESVKHPFIVELAYAFQTGGKLYLILECLSGGELFTHLEREGIFLEDTACFYLAEITLALGHLHSQGIIYRDLKPENIMLNSQGHIKLTDFGLCKESIHEGAITHTFCGTIEYMAPEILVRSGHNRAVDWWSLGALMYDMLTGSPPFTAENRKKTMDKIMKGKLVLPPYLTPDARDLAKKFLKRNPVQRIGGGPGDAAEVQRHPFFRHINWDDLLARRVDPPFRPSLQSEEDVSQFDTRFTRQTPVDSPDDTTLSESADQAFLGFTYVAPSVLDSIKEGFSFQPKLRSPRRLNSSPRTPISPLKFSPFEGFRPSPGPPEPMEPSLPPLLPPPSPPPPTSTAPLPIRPPSGTKKSKKGRGRPGR, from the exons ATGAAAGTCTTGAGAAAG GCCAAGATTGTACGCAATGCCAAGGACACAGCACATACCCGGGCTGAGCGGAACATTCTAGAATCCGTGAAGCATCCCTTCATTGTGGAACTGGCCTACGCTTTCCAGACAGGTGGCAAACTCTACCTCATCCTGGAGTGCCTCAGTG GTGGTGAGCTCTTCACACATCTTGAGCGAGAAGGCATCTTCTTGGAAGACACAGCCTG CTTCTACCTGGCTGAGATCACACTGGCCCTGGGCCATCTCCATTCCCAAGGCATCATCTACCGGGATCTCAAGCCTGAGAACATCATGCTTAACAGCCAGG GCCACATCAAACTGACAGACTTTGGACTCTGCAAAGAGTCCATTCATGAGGGTGCTATCACTCACACTTTCTGTGGCACCATTGAGTACAT GGCCCCAGAGATTCTAGTGCGCAGTGGCCACAACCGGGCAGTGGACTGGTGGAGCCTGGGGGCCCTGATGTACGACATGCTCACTGGATCG CCGCCCTTCACCGCGGAGAACCGAAAGAAAACCATGGATAAAATCATGAAAGGGAAGCTGGTGCTGCCCCCCTACCTCACCCCGGATGCTCGGGATCTTGCCAAAAAG ttTCTGAAGCGGAATCCCGTTCAACGAATTGGGGGTGGCCCAGGAGATGCTGCTGAGGTGCAG AGGCACCCCTTCTTCCGGCACATCAATTGGGATGACCTCCTGGCCCGCCGTGTGGACCCTCCCTTCAGGCCGAGTCTG CagtcagaagaggatgtgagTCAGTTTGACACACGCTTCACACGGCAGACGCCGGTAGACAGCCCCGACGACACAACCCTCAGCGAGAGTGCTGACCAGGCCTTCCTG GGCTTCACATACGTGGCACCTTCTGTCCTGGACAGCATCAAGGAGGGCTTCTCGTTCCAGCCCAAGCTGCGGTCCCCCAGGCGTCTTAACAGCAGCCCCCGCACCCCCATCAG CCCCCTCAAGTTCTCTCCCTTTGAGGGGTTCCGGCCCAGCCCTGGCCCGCCAGAGCCCATGGAACCGTCTCTACCTCCGCTCCTGCCACcaccgtcgccgccgccgcccacaAGCACGGCCCCTCTTCCCATCCGTCCCCCCTCAGGGACCAAGAAATCCAAGAAGGGCCGCGGGCGCCCAGGGCGCTAA
- the LOC114686000 gene encoding protein tyrosine phosphatase receptor type C-associated protein: MALPGPLRWRVLLALPGALASGVGTEDGAGSSAVTIVLLFLLLLLLVTALALAWRRLSRVSGGYYHPARLGAAVWGHTRRLLWASPAGRWLRARTELGSPEEPEQQEDEQDAEEDFMMDGGPEEAGPQEEEQRCEAGAQAKQGPEAQDTDSEGGLDLSSQVPVGPGSSAEALLSDLHAFSGSAAWDDSARKAGGQGLHVTAL; encoded by the exons ATG gctctgcCTGGTCCCCTCCGATGGAGGGTGCTGTTGGCCCTGCCAGGGGCCTTGGCCTCGGGGGTGGGCACGGAGGACGGTGCGGGCTCCAGCGCTGTCACCATCGTCCTGCtgttcctgctcctcctgctgctggTCACTGCCCTGGCCTTGGCCTGGCGCCGCCTCAGCCGTGTCTCAGGGGGCTACTACCACCCAGCTCGCCTGGGTGCCGCCGTGTGGGGCCACACCCGCCGCCTGCTCTGGGCCAGCCCTGCAGGCCGCTGGCTTCGGGCCCGCACTGAGCTGGGATCCCCAGAGGAACCGGAGCAGCAAGAGGACGAACAGGATGCCGAGGAGGATTTCATGATGGACGGTGGCCCCGAGGAAGCGGGTCCCCAGGAAGAGGAGCAGCGGTGtgaggcaggagctcaagcaAAGCAGGGCCCAGAAGCACAGGACACAGACAGTGAAGGGGGCCTGGACCTCAGCTCTCAAGTTCCTGTGGGCCCAGGCAGCAGCGCTGAGGCCCTTCTGAGTGACCTGCACGCCTTTTCAGGCAGTGCAGCCTGGGATGACAGTGCCAGGAAGGCAGGGGGCCAGGGCCTCCATGTCACCGCACTGTAG
- the Coro1b gene encoding coronin-1B has translation MSFRKVVRQSKFRHVFGQPVKNDQCYEDIRVSRVTWDSTFCAVNPKFLAVIVEASGGGAFMVLPLSKTGRIDKAYPTVCGHTGPVLDIDWCPHNDEVIASGSEDCTVMVWQIPENGLTSPLTEPVVVLEGHTKRVGIITWHPTARNVLLSAGCDNVVLIWNVGTAEELYRLDSLHPDLIYNVSWNRNGSLFCSACKDKSVRIIDPRRGTLVAEREKAHEGARPMRAIFLADGKVFTTGFSRMSERQLALWDPENLEEPMALQELDSSNGALLPFYDPDTSVVYVCGKGDSSIRYFEITNEPPYIHFLNTFTSKEPQRGMGSMPKRGLEVSKCEIARFYKLHERKCEPIVMTVPRKSDLFQDDLYPDTAGPEAALEAEDWVSGQDADPILISLREAYVPSKQRDLKVSRRNVLSDSRPASSSRPGPSTATTITDVPSGIFAGAGESGKLEEVMKELRALRVLVKEQGERISRLEEQLGRMENGDT, from the exons ATGTCCTTCCGAAAAGTGGTACGACAGAGCAAATTCCGGCATGTGTTCGGACAGCCAGTCAAGAACGACCAGTGCTACGAGGACATTCGAGTGTCCCGGGTGACCTGGGACAGTACCTTCTGCGCGGTCAACCCCAAGTTCCTGGCGGTGATTGTGGAAGCCAGTGGTGGGGGTGCATTTATGGTGCTCCCTCTGAGCAAG ACAGGCCGTATTGACAAGGCCTACCCGACAGTGTGTGGGCACACGGGACCTGTTCTGGACATTGACTGGTGTCCCCACAATGACGAAGTCATTGCCAGTGGCTCAGAGGACTGCACAGTCATG GTATGGCAGATTCCAGAGAATGGGCTGACCTCCCCTCTGACTGAGCCAGTGGTGGTACTTGAGGGGCACACCAAGCGTGTGGGCATCATCACCTGGCACCCCACAGCCCGAAACGTGCTCCTCAGTGCAG GTTGTGACAATGTGGTGCTCATCTGGAATGTGGGCACTGCCGAGGAGCTGTACCGCCTAGACAGCCTGCACCCTGACCTCATCTACAACGTGAGCTGGAATCGCAATGGGAGCCTCTTCTGCTCAGCTTGCAAGGACAAGAGTGTCCGCATCATCGACCCCAGGCGGGGCACCCTGGTGGCA GAGCGGGAGAAGGCTCATGAAGGGGCCCGGCCCATGCGGGCCATCTTTCTGGCCGATGGCAAGGTGTTCACCACCGGTTTCAGCCGCATGAGTGAACGGCAGCTGGCACTCTGGGACCCA GAAAACCTTGAGGAACCCATGGCGCTGCAGGAGCTGGATTCAAGCAATGGGGCTCTGCTGCCCTTCTATGACCCAGACACCAGTGTGGTCTATGTCTGTGGCAAG GGTGACTCCAGCATCCGGTACTTTGAGATCACAAATGAGCCCCCCTACATCCACTTCCTGAATACATTCACCAGCAAAGAACCCCAGAGGGGTATGGGTAGCATGCCCAAGAGGGGCTTGGAGGTCAGCAAGTGTGAAATTGCCCG GTTCTACAAGCTGCATGAGCGCAAGTGTGAGCCGATTGTCATGACTGTGCCAAGAAAG TCTGACCTCTTCCAGGATGACCTGTACCCTGATACAGCCGGACCTGAGGCTGCTCTTGAGGCAGAGGATTGGGTGAGCGGGCAGGATGCTGATCCGATCCTGATCTCACTACGGGAAGCCTATGTGCCCAGCAAACAGCGGGACCTGAAGGTCAGCCGGCGAAATGTGCTATCGGACAGCCGGCCTGCCAGTTCCAGCCGCCCTGGACCCTCCACAGCTACCACAATTACTGATGTTCCCAGTGGCATCTTTGCTGGGGCTGGT GAATCTGGGAAACTGGAAGAGGTGATGAAGGAGCTCCGGGCGCTTCGGGTGCTGGTCAAGGAGCAGGGGGAGCGGATCAGCCGCCTGGAGGAGCAGCTGGGCCGCATGGAGAATGGGGATACATAG
- the Gpr152 gene encoding probable G-protein coupled receptor 152: MDTAMETNLGAAGHGPRTELDDEDYYPQGSWDTVFLVALLLLGLPANGLMAWLAGSQARHGAGRRLALLLLSLALSDFLFLAAATFQILEIQHGGHWPLGTAACRFYYFLWGVSYSSGLFLLTALSLDRCLLALCPRWYPGRRPARLPLWVCSGVWVLATLFSVPWLVFPEAAVWWYDLVICLDFWDSEELPLRMLEILGGFLPFLLLLVCHVLTQATACRTCCGHQPRPMACHGFARVAKTILSAYVVLRLPYQLAQLLYLAFLWDVYPGYLLWEALVYSDYLILLNSCLSPFLCLAASADLRTLLRAVLSSFAAAACEERPGSFTPAEPQTQVASVGLPLPEPTAEGQARLDPLVQPQMNPSVQPQSDSLDPMAQPQMNPSAQPQSNSVVETQVDSLTQPQLDPVAQPQSSTEAQTPACGVESASNPGEERSPSPSPDPTPGAPENLDRPAVPEEESPSSVPPKEAPSTGPT, translated from the exons ATGGACACTGCCATGGAAACCAACCTGGGCGCTGCTGGCCACGGTCCCCGCACAGAGCTCGATGACGAGGACTACTACCCTCAGGGCAGCTGGGACACAGTCTTTCTGGTAGCCTTACTGCTGCTGGGACTGCCAGCCAATGGGCTGATGGCATGGCTGGCTGGCTCGCAGGCCCGGCATGGGGCTGGCAGGAGactggccctgctcctgctcAGCCTGGCTCTCTCTGACTTCTTATTCCTGGCAGCAGCGACTTTCCAAATCCTGGAGATCCAGCACGGAGGGCACTGGCCGTTGGGCACGGCCGCCTGCCGCTTCTACTACTTCCTATGGGGTGTGTCCTACTCCTCCGGCCTCTTTCTGTTGACAGCCCTCAGCCTGGACCGATGCTTGCTGGCGCTGTGCCCACGCTGGTACCCAGGGCGCCGCCCAGCCCGCCTGCCCCTCTGGGTGTGCTCTGGGGTCTGGGTGCTGGCCACACTCTTCAGTGTGCCCTGGTTGGTCTTCCCCGAGGCTGCTGTCTGGTGGTACGACCTGGTCATCTGCCTGGACTTCTGGGACAGCGAGGAGCTGCCTCTGCGGATGCTGGAGATCTTGGGGGgcttcctgcccttcctcttgCTGCTGGTGTGCCACGTGCTGACCCAAGCCACTGCCTGCAGGACTTGCTGTGGGCACCAGCCTAGGCCTATGGCCTGCCACGGTTTTGCCCGCGTGGCCAAAACCATTCTGTCAGCCTATGTTGTTCTGAGGCTGCCCTACCAGCTCGCACAGTTACTCTATCTGGCTTTCTTATGGGATGTCTACCCTGGGTACCTGCTCTGGGAAGCCCTGGTCTATTCTGACTACCTGATCCTGCTCAACAGCTGTCTGAGCCCCTTCCTGTGCCTGGCAGCCAGTGCTGATCTCCGGACCCTGCTGCGGGCTGTGCTCTCATCCTTTGCAGCTGCCGCCTGTGAGGAACGGCCTGGCAGCTTCACACCAGCCGAACCACAGACCCAGGTGGCCTCTGTGGGCTTGCCTCTGCCAGAACCAACAGCTGAAGGCCAGGCACGGTTGGATCCCTTGGTCCAGCCTCAGATGAATCCCTCTGTCCAGCCACAGTCAGATTCT TTGGATCCCATGGCTCAACCTCAGATGAACCCTTCAGCCCAACCACAGTCAAATTCTGTGGTCGAGACTCAAGTGGACTCCTTGACCCAGCCACAGTTGGATCCTGTGGCCCAGCCACAGTCAAGCACGGAGGCCCAGACCCCTGCCTGTGGGGTTGAGTCAGCCTCTAATCCTGGTGAGGAAAggtcccccagcccatccccagaTCCCACTCCTGGGGCCCCTGAGAACCTAGACAGACCAGCTGTTCCTGAGGAAGAAAGTCCTAGCAGTGTGCCGCCAAAAGAGGCCCCCAGCACCGGCCCTACTTGA
- the Cabp4 gene encoding calcium-binding protein 4, giving the protein MATEHGPQLVPDPQKTPGGVVSPGSAAEGSTLTRRRSKKERRLPGSQKASSGKQASGQGSEASGSSKNPPKTRAGQDEPSSGPPGQASHRQSHRHRPDPQQDAAQRTYGPLLNRIFGKDRELGPEELEELQAAFEEFDTDQDGYIGYRELGDCMRTLGYMPTEMELLEVSQHVKMRMGGFVDFEEFVELISPKLREETAHMLGVRELRIAFREFDKDRDGRITVAELRQAAPALLGEPLEGTELDEMLREMDLNGDGTIDFDEFVMMLSTG; this is encoded by the exons ATGGCAACAGAGCATGGCCCACAGCTGGTTCCGGACCCCCAGAAGACCCCTGGAGGAGTTGTATCTCCTGGGAGTGCCGCTGAGGGCTCCACCTTGACCAGGAGAAGGAGCAAGAAGGAGAGGCGGCTGCCAGGGTCTCAGAAGGCCAGTTCTGGAAAGCAGGCCTCTGGCCAGGGCTCTGAGGCCTCAGGAAGCAGCAAGAACCCCCCAAAGACCAGAGCGGGGCAGGATGAGCCATCCTCAGGACCGCCTGGACAAGCCTCTCACCGACAGTCCCACCGACATCGTCCTGACCCCCAGCAGGACGCTGCCCAAAGGACTTATGGGCCCCTGCTCAACCGCATCTTTGGAAAG GATCGTGAACTGGGCCCTGAGGAGTTGGAGG AGCTTCAGGCTGCCTTTGAGGAGTTTGACACTGACCAGGATGGCTACATCGGCTACCGGGAGCTGGGTGACTGCATGCGGACGCTGGGCTACATGCCCACGGAGATGGAGCTCTTGGAAGTGTCACAGCACGTGAAGATGCGCA TGGGTGGCTTTGTGGATTTTGAAGAGTTTGTGGAGCTGATAAGCCCAAAGCTGAGGGAGGAGACAGCTCACATGTTGGGTGTACGAGAGCTCCGCATCGCCTTCCGAGAG TTTGACAAGGACAGGGATGGCCGGATCACAGTGGCAGAGCTCCGGCAGGCCGCACCAGCTCTGCTGGGGGAGCCACTAGAGGGCACTGAGCTGGATGAGATGTTGCGGGAGATGGACCTCAATGGGGATGGCACCATAGACTTCGATG AATTTGTAATGATGCTATCTACTGGCTGA